The following are from one region of the Microbacterium sp. cx-55 genome:
- a CDS encoding DUF1684 domain-containing protein: MPASDDHARWRNERFAAVAAPTGNLALVETRWTGELPDLDAARVGLPASAQVTRVRRTGIDSGETEHGLRVWDADSPAIRAFERIDVYEYDPAWVIEAQFVPVAGDRTVPFEHIRDNGGTRDLVVPGDILFTLDGREYSLSAFDDGGTLLLVFGDETNGTETYGSGRFLFVQRTADADPNEPGTVILDFNRAFVPPCGFSAQYNCPLPPVSNRFPLPIRAGEKNVVFNDGFDIYAA, from the coding sequence ATGCCCGCATCCGACGATCACGCCCGCTGGCGGAACGAGCGCTTCGCCGCCGTGGCCGCCCCCACGGGCAACCTCGCTCTCGTGGAGACCCGCTGGACCGGGGAGCTTCCCGACCTGGATGCCGCACGCGTCGGGCTGCCCGCATCCGCGCAGGTGACGCGCGTGCGCCGCACCGGGATCGACAGCGGTGAGACCGAGCACGGTCTACGCGTCTGGGATGCCGACTCCCCCGCGATCCGGGCGTTCGAGCGCATCGACGTGTACGAGTACGACCCCGCGTGGGTCATCGAGGCGCAGTTCGTGCCGGTCGCCGGAGACCGCACCGTTCCCTTCGAGCACATCCGCGACAACGGCGGCACGCGGGATCTCGTCGTTCCCGGAGACATCCTCTTCACTCTCGACGGCCGGGAGTACTCGCTGTCGGCCTTCGACGACGGCGGCACCCTGCTCCTCGTGTTCGGCGACGAGACGAACGGCACCGAGACCTACGGGTCGGGCCGCTTCCTGTTCGTGCAGCGCACCGCGGATGCCGATCCGAACGAGCCCGGCACCGTCATCCTCGACTTCAACCGCGCCTTCGTCCCGCCCTGCGGGTTCTCGGCGCAGTACAACTGCCCCCTGCCTCCCGTCTCGAATCGGTTCCCGCTGCCGATCCGTGCCGGGGAGAAGAACGTCGTGTTCAACGACGGCTTCGACATCTACGCGGCCTGA
- a CDS encoding chorismate mutase codes for MTEPIDPTTTLRDLRASIDNIDAALTYLLAERFRCTKQVGRLKAEHGMPASDPSREENQIARLKRLAEDADLDPSFAEKWFNFVVAEVIQHHRIAAAGTEGTDDAAPAE; via the coding sequence ATGACCGAGCCCATCGACCCGACCACGACCCTTCGTGATCTTCGCGCGAGTATCGACAACATCGATGCGGCGCTCACCTACCTGCTGGCCGAGCGGTTCCGTTGCACCAAACAGGTCGGCCGCCTCAAGGCGGAGCATGGGATGCCGGCGTCCGATCCCTCCCGCGAAGAGAACCAGATCGCCCGTCTCAAGCGTCTCGCAGAGGACGCCGATCTCGACCCCTCCTTCGCCGAGAAGTGGTTCAACTTCGTCGTCGCCGAGGTGATCCAGCACCACCGGATCGCGGCTGCGGGCACCGAGGGCACCGACGACGCTGCCCCCGCCGAGTAG
- a CDS encoding ABC transporter permease yields MLPYLLRRLAFLAVSLVVAMVVIFVLLRLLPGDPANALLSIDATPEQIAAARAQVGSDQPLLQQFATWAGQLLSFDLGDSYISSRPVGAEIAARLVVTLPLTLLAFALALIVSLAVGIVAAVKSDRWYGIVLSGFAQLGVAVPVFWVGVILVWIFALQLGLLPSGGFPRDDWEDPADALRSLTLAVITIAIVMSASLSRYVRSATLDVLGSDYLRTARAGGAALPEALLRHGVRNGAVPVIAILGIELSTALLGAVVVESVFTLPGLGSMLLTGIQQHDYANIQGVLVVSTLFVLLVGFAADVVQRLVDPRLRTSVSGNR; encoded by the coding sequence ATGCTCCCCTACCTGCTCCGCCGGCTCGCGTTCCTCGCGGTGTCGCTCGTGGTCGCCATGGTGGTCATCTTCGTGCTCCTGAGGCTGCTTCCGGGGGATCCCGCGAACGCGCTCCTGTCGATCGACGCAACGCCCGAGCAGATCGCCGCGGCACGCGCGCAGGTCGGCTCCGACCAGCCGCTGCTGCAGCAGTTCGCGACGTGGGCGGGGCAGCTGCTGAGCTTCGACCTGGGCGATTCGTACATCAGCTCGCGGCCCGTCGGCGCCGAGATCGCGGCCCGCCTGGTGGTCACCCTGCCGCTCACCCTGCTCGCCTTCGCGCTCGCGCTCATCGTCTCGCTCGCCGTCGGCATCGTCGCCGCCGTGAAGTCCGATCGCTGGTACGGCATCGTGTTGAGCGGTTTCGCACAGCTCGGCGTCGCCGTTCCGGTGTTCTGGGTCGGCGTCATCCTCGTATGGATCTTCGCCCTGCAGCTCGGGCTCCTCCCCTCGGGAGGATTTCCGCGCGACGACTGGGAGGACCCGGCCGACGCCCTCCGCTCGCTCACTCTGGCGGTCATCACGATCGCGATCGTCATGAGTGCGTCGCTGAGCCGCTACGTGCGCTCGGCGACACTCGATGTGCTCGGCAGCGACTATCTGCGGACGGCCCGCGCGGGCGGTGCGGCTCTGCCGGAGGCACTGCTCCGGCACGGCGTGCGAAACGGCGCGGTGCCGGTCATCGCGATCCTCGGCATCGAGCTGTCCACCGCCCTGCTCGGAGCCGTCGTCGTGGAGAGCGTCTTCACCCTGCCGGGCCTCGGCAGCATGCTGCTCACGGGCATTCAGCAGCACGACTACGCGAACATCCAGGGCGTGCTGGTGGTGAGCACCCTGTTCGTGCTGCTCGTCGGTTTCGCCGCCGACGTCGTGCAGCGCCTCGTCGACCCGCGCCTGCGCACCAGCGTCTCGGGGAACCGATGA
- a CDS encoding adenylosuccinate synthase, whose protein sequence is MPGIVIVGVQWGDEGKGKATDLLGERTDWVVKFNGGNNAGHTVVIGDEKYALHLLPSGILSPGVNAVIGNGVVIDLEVLFYELEALTARGVDTSRLRVSANAHVITQYHRTLDKVTERFLGKRQIGTTGRGIGPAYADKINRVGIRIQDLFDENILRQKVEGALDQKNHMLVKVFNRRAIAVDEIVEDLLSYAERLRPMVCDTGLLLNDALNAGDVVVFEGGQATMLDVDHGTYPFVTSSSATAGGAATGSGVGPNRLDRIVGIVKAYTTRVGSGPFPTELFDETGEWLRSRGFEFGTTTGRPRRVGWYDAPITRYATRVNGITDLVLTKLDILTGLDEIPVCVAYDVDGVRFEEVPVNQTEFHHAKPILEYMPGWSQDISGARTFEDLPVEAQEYVLALEKMSGTRISVIGVGASRDAVIVRHDLVD, encoded by the coding sequence ATGCCAGGCATCGTGATCGTCGGAGTCCAGTGGGGCGACGAGGGCAAAGGCAAGGCCACCGACCTTCTCGGTGAGCGCACAGACTGGGTGGTGAAGTTCAACGGCGGCAACAACGCCGGCCACACCGTCGTCATCGGCGATGAGAAGTATGCGCTGCACCTGCTGCCCAGCGGCATCCTGTCTCCCGGTGTGAACGCCGTGATCGGCAACGGCGTCGTGATCGACCTCGAGGTGCTCTTCTACGAGCTCGAGGCGCTCACCGCCCGTGGCGTCGACACGTCGCGCCTGCGCGTGAGCGCGAACGCGCACGTCATCACGCAGTACCACCGCACGCTCGACAAGGTCACCGAACGATTCCTCGGCAAGCGCCAGATCGGCACGACCGGTCGCGGCATCGGCCCGGCGTACGCCGACAAGATCAACCGCGTCGGCATCCGCATCCAAGACCTCTTCGACGAGAACATCCTGCGGCAGAAGGTCGAGGGCGCGCTCGATCAGAAGAACCACATGCTCGTGAAGGTCTTCAACCGGCGGGCGATCGCCGTCGACGAGATCGTCGAAGACCTGTTGTCGTACGCCGAGCGGCTGCGGCCGATGGTGTGCGACACCGGCCTGCTGCTGAACGACGCGCTGAACGCGGGCGATGTCGTCGTCTTCGAGGGCGGCCAGGCGACCATGCTCGACGTCGATCACGGCACGTACCCGTTCGTCACGTCGTCGTCGGCGACCGCGGGCGGGGCGGCGACCGGGTCGGGCGTCGGTCCGAACCGTCTCGATCGCATCGTCGGAATCGTGAAGGCCTACACGACCCGCGTGGGTTCGGGTCCGTTCCCGACCGAGCTGTTCGATGAGACCGGTGAGTGGCTGCGCTCGCGCGGCTTCGAGTTCGGCACGACCACCGGGCGGCCTCGCCGCGTCGGCTGGTACGACGCTCCGATCACCCGCTACGCGACCCGGGTCAACGGCATCACCGACCTCGTGCTGACCAAGCTCGACATCCTCACGGGACTCGACGAGATCCCCGTGTGCGTCGCGTACGACGTCGACGGTGTGCGGTTCGAGGAGGTTCCGGTCAACCAGACCGAGTTCCACCACGCCAAGCCGATCCTCGAGTACATGCCCGGATGGTCGCAAGACATCTCGGGTGCGCGCACCTTCGAGGACCTGCCCGTCGAAGCGCAGGAGTACGTGCTGGCTCTCGAGAAGATGAGCGGCACGCGCATCTCGGTCATCGGTGTCGGGGCCTCCCGCGACGCGGTGATCGTGCGCCACGATCTCGTCGACTGA
- a CDS encoding GntR family transcriptional regulator, whose amino-acid sequence MIEEGKPLFLQIAENVEDSIIDGSLAIEAQAPSTNELAAFYRINPATAAKGVNMLVDKGVLYKRRGVGMFVAPGARDLLLAERRTVFADRFVEPLLAEARKLGLGSDDLARLIADRASAADSSTTEGNTL is encoded by the coding sequence GTGATCGAAGAAGGCAAGCCGCTCTTCTTGCAGATCGCCGAGAACGTCGAGGACTCGATCATCGACGGGAGCCTCGCGATCGAGGCGCAAGCGCCATCCACGAACGAACTCGCGGCGTTCTACCGAATCAATCCCGCCACCGCGGCCAAAGGAGTGAACATGCTCGTTGACAAGGGCGTCCTGTACAAACGGCGCGGCGTCGGCATGTTCGTGGCGCCCGGCGCGCGCGACCTGCTGCTCGCCGAACGCCGCACGGTCTTCGCCGATCGCTTCGTCGAGCCGCTGCTCGCCGAAGCCCGCAAACTCGGGCTGGGATCCGACGATCTCGCCCGCCTCATCGCCGACCGCGCGTCCGCGGCCGACTCGTCCACCACCGAAGGGAACACGCTGTGA
- a CDS encoding ABC transporter ATP-binding protein: MTLLQVSELSVRAGETRLVRDVSFAVAAGERVGIIGESGSGKSVTSLALTGLLARGLTASGSIELDGHEVVGAAEKSLLPLRGPVAQIVFQEPLTALDPLMRVGRQVAEPLRRHLGLRGSALRDAVAAAFAEVALEDPRIARAYPHELSGGQRQRVAIAIALAARPRLLIADEPTTALDVTVQDGVLALLERLVAERGMALLFISHDLAVVSRMTERIVVLRHGAVVEEGPVDRVLRTPQHPYTAALVASARALDSALDADGAA; this comes from the coding sequence ATGACTCTGCTGCAGGTATCGGAACTCTCGGTGCGAGCGGGAGAGACCCGGCTCGTCCGCGACGTCTCCTTCGCGGTGGCCGCCGGCGAGCGCGTCGGCATCATCGGCGAGTCCGGGTCGGGCAAATCCGTGACGTCGCTGGCGCTGACGGGTCTGCTCGCGCGCGGGCTGACCGCATCCGGGTCCATCGAACTCGACGGGCACGAGGTGGTCGGCGCGGCCGAGAAGTCGCTGCTGCCGCTTCGCGGACCCGTCGCGCAGATCGTCTTCCAGGAGCCGTTGACCGCGCTCGATCCGCTGATGCGCGTCGGCCGCCAGGTCGCCGAGCCGCTGCGGCGACACCTCGGACTGCGAGGGTCTGCGCTCCGAGACGCCGTCGCTGCCGCGTTCGCGGAGGTGGCGCTCGAGGATCCTCGCATCGCCCGCGCGTACCCGCACGAGCTCTCCGGTGGGCAGCGCCAGCGCGTCGCGATCGCGATCGCCCTCGCCGCCCGGCCGAGGCTGCTGATCGCCGACGAACCGACGACCGCGCTCGACGTGACGGTGCAGGACGGCGTGCTCGCGCTGCTCGAGCGGCTCGTCGCCGAGCGCGGCATGGCCCTGCTGTTCATCAGCCACGACCTCGCGGTCGTCTCGCGCATGACGGAGCGCATCGTCGTGCTGCGCCACGGTGCGGTGGTCGAGGAGGGCCCGGTCGATCGGGTGCTGCGGACGCCGCAGCATCCGTACACAGCCGCGCTCGTAGCGAGCGCCCGGGCCCTCGACTCGGCGCTGGATGCGGACGGCGCTGCGTGA
- a CDS encoding ABC transporter permease, which translates to MSAGESGAPVSGAVGLGVGVGAGVGPDAGLGAGGRPDAVGRRDAGVRRRRGGHPTLVIGLILTGIVVLVALVSLVWLPYPLSDTSGGRLESPNPAHLLGTDRLGRDLLSQLMVGARIALAVGAGSVLLAAVLGTLLGLAAAFARPWIDDTLSAALDVVIAFPVLLLAMLVVAVQGASLWSAILAIGLAMSAVVARLTRILARRVLQEQFVTAARTSGTGTAGIIVRHVLPNIAPTLLVSLALQFGIAVLAEASLSYLGLGAPPPNASWGRMLQEAQGTVLVAPVGAIAPGIAIVALVLGVNFLADGLREFADPTRRRSR; encoded by the coding sequence ATGAGCGCGGGCGAGTCGGGCGCTCCGGTGTCGGGCGCTGTCGGGCTGGGGGTTGGGGTGGGTGCGGGTGTGGGGCCGGATGCGGGTCTGGGTGCGGGTGGGCGGCCGGATGCGGTTGGGCGGCGCGATGCGGGTGTGCGGCGCCGTCGCGGCGGACACCCGACGCTGGTCATCGGGCTGATCCTCACCGGCATCGTCGTGCTCGTGGCGCTCGTCTCGCTCGTCTGGCTGCCGTATCCGCTGTCCGATACGAGCGGCGGCCGCCTGGAGAGTCCGAATCCGGCCCACCTCCTCGGCACCGACCGGCTCGGCCGCGATCTGCTGTCGCAGCTCATGGTCGGTGCGCGCATCGCTCTGGCCGTCGGCGCCGGTTCCGTGCTGCTCGCGGCCGTCCTCGGCACGCTCCTCGGGCTCGCGGCCGCCTTCGCTCGGCCCTGGATCGACGACACCCTGTCGGCTGCGCTCGATGTGGTCATCGCGTTCCCCGTGCTGCTGCTGGCGATGCTCGTCGTCGCCGTGCAGGGCGCCTCGCTGTGGTCGGCGATCCTCGCGATCGGACTCGCGATGTCGGCCGTCGTCGCCCGGCTCACCCGCATCCTCGCCCGTCGCGTGCTGCAGGAGCAGTTCGTGACCGCCGCGCGCACGAGCGGCACGGGCACCGCGGGCATCATCGTCCGCCACGTGCTGCCCAACATCGCGCCCACCCTGCTCGTGAGCCTCGCTCTCCAGTTCGGTATCGCGGTGCTCGCCGAGGCGAGCCTGTCGTACCTCGGCCTCGGCGCCCCGCCGCCGAACGCCTCCTGGGGACGGATGCTGCAAGAGGCGCAGGGCACGGTGCTCGTCGCGCCGGTCGGCGCGATCGCGCCCGGCATCGCGATCGTCGCCCTCGTGCTCGGGGTCAACTTCCTCGCCGACGGCCTGCGCGAATTCGCCGACCCGACGAGACGGAGGTCGCGATGA
- a CDS encoding ABC transporter ATP-binding protein, with amino-acid sequence MTSVIEVTGLTKRYGDTVAVDDVTFTIEKDTIYGLLGRNGAGKTTIMSILTAQNFATSGDVRIFGEQPYENSRVLSRMCFVRESQKYPDDALPKHAFEVSRLFFPNWNQELADRLIQDFQLPMKTRIKKLSRGQLSAVGVIIGLAARAEVTFFDEPYLGLDAVARQIFYDRLLEDYAEHPRTVILSSHLIDEVANLIERVLVVDRGRILMDEETDAVRDRAATIVGDTTTVEEFVAGREVIHREALGRVSSVTVLGPLTPGDREHLTAEGLDVTPVSLQQLIVRTTQHAADAAAAHQEGARR; translated from the coding sequence GTGACTTCCGTGATCGAGGTGACCGGCCTCACCAAGCGCTACGGCGACACCGTGGCCGTCGACGACGTGACCTTCACGATCGAGAAAGACACCATCTACGGGCTACTCGGCCGAAACGGTGCCGGCAAGACCACCATCATGTCGATCCTCACCGCGCAGAACTTCGCCACCTCGGGCGACGTCCGCATCTTCGGTGAGCAGCCGTATGAGAACAGCCGCGTGCTGTCACGCATGTGCTTCGTCCGGGAGAGCCAGAAGTACCCGGATGACGCGCTCCCGAAGCACGCCTTCGAGGTCTCCCGGCTCTTCTTCCCGAACTGGAACCAGGAGCTCGCCGACCGACTGATCCAGGACTTCCAACTGCCGATGAAGACCCGTATCAAGAAGCTCTCGCGCGGTCAGCTGTCGGCCGTGGGCGTCATCATCGGCCTCGCCGCACGCGCAGAGGTGACGTTCTTCGACGAGCCGTACCTCGGTCTCGATGCGGTCGCCCGCCAGATCTTCTACGACCGGCTGCTCGAGGACTACGCGGAGCATCCGCGCACGGTCATTCTCTCCAGCCACCTCATCGACGAGGTCGCGAACCTCATCGAGCGCGTGCTGGTCGTCGACCGCGGCCGCATCCTGATGGATGAGGAGACGGATGCGGTCCGCGACCGCGCCGCCACCATCGTCGGCGATACGACGACCGTGGAGGAGTTCGTCGCCGGTCGTGAGGTGATCCACCGGGAGGCCCTCGGACGCGTGTCATCGGTGACCGTGCTCGGGCCCCTCACCCCGGGCGACCGCGAGCACCTCACCGCCGAAGGCCTCGACGTCACTCCGGTGTCGCTCCAGCAACTCATCGTCCGCACGACGCAGCACGCGGCCGATGCCGCGGCCGCGCACCAGGAAGGAGCACGTCGATGA
- a CDS encoding AI-2E family transporter, with protein sequence MTDPLQVPRPARGRRARAASADSGAPQSGETGVSRRAVHHPFALGFFITLGGLVALLLGFAFSNLSTVIIYIVFAMFAALGLDPVVRLLERRGLSRTWSIVIVYAGFAIVLAAVLMLIIPTVVRQIVQFANDVPGLITTFQQGDTYDWLENQFGDVFNDLLSQVQTFLVDPGHIAAIGGGVFQVGVTIVSGISGGIIILVLSLYFLASLPTIKRSFYRLVPAHGRPRVADLTEQITDSIGGYLMGMVILALCNATFVFLMFVVLGLPFPLLLAVVTFCITLIPLVGTVLMWVIASVIALFADPFGALIFAIAYLVYMQVEAYVLTPRIMNRTISIPGALVVIGALVGGTLLGLLGALVAIPVTASVLLVLKQVVIPRQDAKATPDE encoded by the coding sequence ATGACCGACCCCTTGCAGGTTCCCCGGCCCGCGCGCGGACGCCGCGCCCGAGCCGCGTCCGCCGACAGCGGCGCCCCCCAGTCGGGCGAGACCGGAGTGAGCCGGCGAGCGGTGCACCATCCGTTCGCCCTCGGGTTCTTCATCACCCTGGGCGGACTCGTCGCGCTGCTCCTCGGGTTCGCGTTCTCGAACCTGTCCACGGTCATCATCTACATCGTGTTCGCGATGTTCGCGGCCCTCGGCCTCGACCCGGTCGTGCGGCTCCTCGAGCGGCGAGGACTGTCGCGCACCTGGTCGATCGTGATCGTCTACGCCGGCTTCGCGATCGTTCTCGCGGCCGTGCTCATGCTCATCATCCCGACCGTCGTGCGGCAGATCGTGCAGTTCGCGAACGACGTGCCCGGGCTGATCACGACCTTCCAGCAGGGCGACACCTACGACTGGCTCGAGAACCAGTTCGGCGACGTCTTCAACGACCTGCTCAGCCAGGTGCAGACGTTCCTGGTCGATCCCGGACACATCGCGGCCATCGGCGGCGGCGTGTTCCAGGTCGGCGTCACGATCGTGTCGGGAATCTCGGGCGGCATCATCATCCTGGTCCTGAGCCTCTACTTCCTCGCATCGCTGCCGACGATCAAGCGCTCGTTCTACCGACTCGTTCCCGCCCACGGACGCCCACGCGTCGCCGACCTGACCGAGCAGATCACCGACTCGATCGGCGGATACCTCATGGGCATGGTGATCCTGGCGCTGTGCAACGCGACGTTCGTCTTCCTGATGTTCGTCGTGCTGGGGCTGCCGTTCCCGCTCCTGCTGGCGGTGGTGACGTTCTGCATCACGCTCATCCCGCTCGTCGGCACCGTCCTCATGTGGGTCATCGCATCCGTCATCGCGCTCTTCGCGGATCCGTTCGGAGCGCTGATCTTCGCGATCGCCTACCTCGTCTACATGCAGGTCGAAGCATACGTTCTCACCCCGCGCATCATGAACCGCACCATCAGCATCCCCGGCGCGCTCGTGGTCATCGGCGCGCTCGTCGGCGGCACGCTGCTCGGGCTCCTCGGCGCGCTCGTCGCGATCCCGGTGACCGCCTCCGTGCTGCTGGTACTCAAGCAGGTCGTGATCCCGAGGCAGGACGCGAAGGCCACGCCCGACGAGTAG
- a CDS encoding ABC transporter substrate-binding protein gives MKRSLVAASAAVAAALVLSGCAAGSGSSDSGDAGADATIAIGSLYEPQNLSNTQGGGQGVTEAFNGNVYEGLYKLTDDGEVEPLLAASEETSEDGLTYTITLRDDVTFHSGKALTSADVKASVEAVTAEDSQSARKSSFGVISDIATPDDQTVVFTLSQRSISFLYNLSYIWIVNSEAGDLTQTEDGTGPYTLDEWRQGSTLTLTRWDDYWGEQAKNAEVVFTYFTDATAEDNALLTGEIDLITSVQSPDSLAQFDGSDDYVVSEGTSTTKELLAFNDRIAPFDNALVRKAVYSAIDTEKLLTSIWGDYGTLIGSMGPPTDPWYEDLTSVNPYDLDLARQQLTEAGYPDGFTFTLDTPSYDPHPAVAEFLQSQLAEVGITVEINTISADEWYTKVFKDRDFTATLQEHVNDRDVVWYGNPDFYWGYDNADVQQWVSEAEQATTTDEQTTLLRQVNEQIAQDAASVWLYLYPQIVVASSDVSGYPVNGLNSQFFAYDIVKS, from the coding sequence ATGAAGAGATCCCTCGTAGCCGCGTCCGCGGCAGTCGCCGCAGCCCTCGTGCTGTCGGGCTGCGCCGCGGGTTCCGGTTCGTCCGATTCCGGCGATGCCGGTGCCGACGCCACGATCGCCATCGGCTCGCTGTACGAGCCCCAGAACCTGAGCAACACCCAGGGCGGCGGCCAAGGTGTCACCGAGGCGTTCAACGGCAACGTCTACGAAGGCCTCTATAAGCTGACCGATGACGGCGAGGTCGAGCCCCTGCTCGCCGCCAGCGAGGAGACCAGCGAAGACGGTCTCACCTACACGATCACGCTGCGCGACGACGTCACCTTCCACTCCGGCAAGGCACTCACCTCCGCCGACGTGAAGGCGAGCGTCGAGGCCGTGACGGCCGAAGACTCCCAGTCGGCGCGCAAGTCGAGCTTCGGCGTCATCAGCGACATCGCGACCCCCGACGACCAGACCGTCGTGTTCACCCTGTCACAGCGCTCGATCTCGTTCCTCTACAACCTCAGCTACATCTGGATCGTGAACTCCGAGGCCGGCGACCTCACGCAGACCGAGGACGGCACCGGACCGTACACGCTCGACGAGTGGCGCCAGGGCAGCACCCTGACGCTCACCCGCTGGGACGACTACTGGGGCGAGCAGGCCAAGAACGCCGAGGTCGTGTTCACGTACTTCACCGACGCGACCGCGGAGGACAACGCGCTCCTCACCGGCGAGATCGACCTCATCACGAGCGTGCAGAGCCCGGATTCGCTCGCGCAGTTCGACGGCAGCGACGACTACGTCGTGAGCGAGGGCACGTCGACCACGAAGGAGCTGCTCGCGTTCAACGACCGCATCGCCCCGTTCGACAACGCGCTGGTGCGCAAGGCCGTCTACTCGGCGATCGACACCGAGAAGCTCCTCACCTCGATCTGGGGCGACTACGGCACCCTGATCGGCTCGATGGGTCCCCCGACCGACCCCTGGTACGAGGATCTCACCTCCGTGAACCCGTACGACCTCGACCTGGCGCGTCAGCAGCTGACCGAGGCGGGCTACCCGGACGGCTTCACCTTCACGCTCGACACCCCGAGCTACGACCCGCATCCGGCCGTCGCGGAGTTCCTGCAGTCGCAGCTGGCCGAGGTCGGCATCACGGTCGAGATCAACACGATCAGCGCCGACGAGTGGTACACGAAGGTCTTCAAGGACCGCGACTTCACCGCGACCCTGCAGGAGCACGTGAACGACCGCGACGTGGTCTGGTACGGAAACCCGGACTTCTACTGGGGCTACGACAACGCCGACGTGCAGCAGTGGGTGTCCGAGGCCGAGCAGGCCACGACCACGGATGAGCAGACCACTCTGCTGCGTCAGGTCAACGAGCAGATCGCACAGGACGCAGCGAGCGTGTGGCTGTACCTTTACCCGCAGATCGTCGTCGCCTCCAGCGACGTCAGCGGATACCCGGTGAACGGACTGAACTCGCAGTTCTTCGCTTACGACATCGTCAAGTCCTGA
- a CDS encoding lactonase family protein, whose protein sequence is MRLWVGGYGADQGGTAVGIAELLAGDADDGSAGGALAFAGMAAEIGGSPTWLTAHPSLAVVYAALEGAGAVQAFRRTGDSSFARLGPAVRIGESVCHVAVSPDATYLLATCWGDGRVVRVALDAAGRPGAATIAASAIDPYVPSDPFAPPVDPGSTATDGAFDLPGGGIDLADAARALREAAGPEFAHLVPDLSAPEDSLAALGLSAGGLELPRRASGEGDGSDAASDTRSVAAPERVSRAHQSVFLGGGLIATTDLGFDLVRFWRSGAEGLRPVGVVRLPLGSGPRHMVRHPSGHLYVLTEFSCEIFVLGPDRAGAWRVLGGTPLSPETRAGVDAAAELAASTDGQFIYAGVRGLDTIASVRVRGAGDDLVPVALADAGVTWPRHHLVVRDTLLVAGQHSNDVVALTLDIRNGGLSRPVRRAEAPSPTCLLPAR, encoded by the coding sequence ATGCGCCTCTGGGTCGGAGGCTACGGCGCCGATCAGGGCGGCACGGCCGTCGGCATCGCGGAGTTGCTCGCGGGTGACGCCGATGACGGATCCGCCGGTGGTGCGTTGGCGTTCGCGGGCATGGCCGCCGAGATCGGCGGGTCGCCGACATGGCTGACGGCGCACCCGTCGCTCGCTGTCGTCTACGCGGCACTCGAGGGAGCCGGCGCGGTGCAGGCGTTCCGCCGCACCGGAGATTCCTCGTTCGCCCGGCTCGGACCGGCCGTGCGGATCGGCGAGTCGGTCTGCCACGTCGCGGTCAGTCCCGATGCCACGTACCTCCTCGCCACCTGCTGGGGAGATGGGCGCGTCGTGCGCGTGGCGCTCGACGCCGCCGGTCGCCCCGGGGCGGCGACGATCGCCGCATCCGCCATCGACCCGTACGTGCCATCGGACCCGTTCGCCCCGCCGGTCGACCCGGGATCCACGGCGACGGATGGCGCGTTCGACCTGCCGGGCGGCGGGATCGACCTCGCGGACGCGGCACGGGCGCTCCGCGAGGCAGCGGGTCCGGAGTTCGCCCACCTCGTGCCCGACCTGTCGGCGCCGGAGGACTCGCTCGCCGCGCTCGGCCTGTCGGCGGGTGGGCTCGAGCTGCCGCGCCGCGCGTCCGGTGAGGGTGACGGGTCGGACGCGGCATCCGACACGAGATCTGTCGCGGCGCCGGAGCGGGTGTCGCGGGCGCACCAGTCCGTGTTCCTCGGGGGCGGCCTGATCGCGACGACCGACCTGGGCTTCGATCTCGTGCGGTTCTGGCGTTCGGGGGCGGAGGGTCTGCGCCCGGTCGGCGTCGTGCGCCTTCCGCTCGGCAGCGGACCTCGGCACATGGTCCGCCACCCGAGCGGGCACCTCTACGTGCTCACCGAGTTCTCCTGCGAGATCTTCGTGCTCGGGCCCGACCGCGCCGGAGCGTGGCGCGTTCTGGGAGGCACTCCGCTCTCGCCCGAGACCCGGGCGGGTGTCGATGCGGCGGCGGAGCTCGCCGCATCCACCGACGGGCAGTTCATCTACGCGGGCGTTCGCGGGCTCGACACGATCGCGTCGGTGCGGGTGCGGGGTGCCGGCGACGACCTGGTACCGGTCGCGCTGGCGGATGCGGGCGTCACGTGGCCGCGGCACCACCTCGTCGTGCGCGACACGCTGCTCGTCGCGGGCCAGCACTCGAACGATGTCGTCGCCCTGACCCTCGACATCCGGAACGGCGGGCTTTCGCGCCCGGTGCGGCGCGCCGAGGCGCCGTCGCCGACCTGCCTGCTCCCCGCCCGCTGA